A part of Octopus sinensis linkage group LG7, ASM634580v1, whole genome shotgun sequence genomic DNA contains:
- the LOC118764130 gene encoding SCAN domain-containing protein 3-like, whose protein sequence is MKEKFKNRTKLTSLFHAKQAPHTRALEASYEISLLIAKHGKNHTIGEQLIKPAISIFLKTVLQKDGDIRTMPLSNNTVSNRIDEMGQDVESQLIEKLKLRKFSLQMDESTIRDSEALLLTYVRYIDHEEFQEEMLFCESFETTTTANDIYIKIKHYLDANKIPKENLLACAADGAPAMMGKNTGCLKMMKDENPNMLTVHCVIHRENLVAKKLSPVLNKILQSVIKCVNSIKRNSKSERLFKQFCINQSAEHVRLLLHTEVRWLSSGNCLKRFMELFDQINDFLSDKCEMKLLSTTDGKAFVSYLTDIFEKLE, encoded by the coding sequence atgaaagaaaaatttaaaaaccgaACAAAACTCACTTCACTATTTCATGCAAAACAAGCGCCTCATACTCGTGCCCTTGAAGCCAGCTACGAAATCTCCTTGCTTATAGCAAAACATGGAAAGAATCACACTATTGGAGAGCAACTGATTAAACCTGCTATCTCAATATTCTTAAAAACTGTATTACAAAAAGATGGAGATATCAGGACTATGCCACTCAGTAATAACACTGTCTCGAACAGAATAGATGAAATGGGGCAAGATGTTGAAAGCCAGCTCATTGAGAAATTAAAATTGCGTAAGTTTTCATTACAAATGGACGAATCCACAATCCGGGACAGTGAGGCTCTGTTATTGACTTATGTGAGGTATATTGACCACGAGGAGTTTCAGGAAGAGATGCTGTTCTGCGAATCGTTTGAAACCACCACAACTGCAAatgatatttacatcaaaatcaaacattATTTGGATGCAAACAAAATACCAAAGGAGAACTTACTGGCATGTGCGGCAGACGGTGCACCTGCCATGATGGGCAAGAATACGGGATGCTTAAAAATGATGAAGGATGAAAATCCAAACATGTTGACTGTCCATTGTGTAATACACCGAGAAAACTTGGTTGCCAAGAAATTGTCCCCTGTTCTTAACAAGATTCTTCAAAGTGTGATCAAGTGTGTCAACAGcattaaaagaaattctaaatcTGAACGTCTTTTTAAGCAGTTTTGTATAAATCAAAGTGCCGAACATGTTCGATTATTGCTTCATACAGAAGTAAGATGGCTATCAAGTGGAAACTGCTTAAAGAGGTTCATGGAATTATTTGATCAGATTAACGACTTTCTTAGTgataaatgtgaaatgaaattgctGTCAACAACGGATGGAAAAgcatttgtcagttatttgacagacATATTTGAGAAACTTGAATAA